A genomic stretch from Thermincola ferriacetica includes:
- a CDS encoding flavodoxin, with translation MANSKSLIAYFSRKGNNYVGGSIVNLPIGNTEVIAKKIQELTGSDMFQIKTVKSYPEDYTETTNVAQEEKRENARPELKEIVEDMDSYDVIYIGYPNWWGTMPMAVFTFLESYDFSGKTIVPFCTHEGSGMGSSERDIKKICPNAKVLPGLAIRGGSVNRADKDVANWLKKLDLIP, from the coding sequence ATGGCAAATTCAAAAAGCCTTATCGCTTATTTTTCACGCAAAGGAAATAATTATGTGGGAGGTAGTATTGTAAACCTGCCAATTGGAAACACAGAAGTAATAGCAAAGAAAATACAGGAATTAACAGGAAGCGACATGTTCCAAATTAAAACAGTAAAATCTTATCCGGAAGATTATACGGAAACAACAAATGTAGCACAGGAAGAAAAGAGGGAAAACGCCAGACCTGAGCTTAAAGAAATAGTAGAAGATATGGATTCTTATGATGTGATTTATATCGGGTATCCGAATTGGTGGGGAACGATGCCGATGGCGGTATTTACGTTTTTAGAGTCCTATGATTTTTCAGGAAAGACTATTGTTCCATTTTGCACACATGAAGGTAGTGGAATGGGAAGTAGTGAGCGCGATATCAAGAAAATTTGTCCGAATGCAAAGGTGCTGCCTGGTTTAGCGATTCGAGGCGGCAGTGTTAACAGAGCAGACAAGGATGTTGCAAACTGGCTTAAAAAACTTGATTTGATACCATAA
- a CDS encoding helix-turn-helix domain-containing protein, which translates to MAIIINIDVMLAKRKMSVTELSDRVGITMANLSILKNGKAKAIRFSTLEAICKALDCQPGDILEYKSD; encoded by the coding sequence ATGGCAATTATCATCAATATTGATGTGATGCTGGCTAAAAGGAAAATGAGCGTTACAGAACTTTCGGACAGAGTTGGAATAACAATGGCTAATCTTTCTATATTGAAAAATGGAAAGGCAAAAGCAATAAGGTTTTCAACTTTGGAAGCAATTTGCAAGGCTTTGGACTGTCAGCCTGGAGATATTTTGGAATACAAAAGTGATTAA
- a CDS encoding DUF2975 domain-containing protein, translating into MKRETLFLKIAVVLMGLPVLALCIFVLPRIAEYFAELNPNLDFLQYPFLIGLYLTALVFFYALYQSVKLLRYIDKNQAFSELSVKALKNIKYCAITIGALYVVFMPLLYLMAEADDAPGIILIGMVIIFGCMVIAVFAAVLQKLLKNAIDIKSENDLTI; encoded by the coding sequence ATGAAACGAGAAACACTCTTTTTAAAGATAGCTGTTGTCCTTATGGGACTTCCTGTCCTTGCTTTGTGTATATTTGTGTTACCCAGGATAGCTGAATATTTCGCGGAATTAAATCCAAATCTAGATTTTTTGCAATATCCCTTTTTAATTGGGTTATATTTAACAGCTTTAGTATTTTTCTATGCATTATATCAATCTGTCAAACTTTTAAGGTATATTGACAAGAACCAGGCGTTTTCGGAACTATCTGTAAAGGCTTTAAAGAACATCAAATATTGTGCCATCACTATTGGTGCCTTATATGTGGTATTTATGCCACTTTTATATCTCATGGCTGAGGCAGACGATGCCCCAGGTATTATACTAATCGGAATGGTCATTATTTTTGGTTGCATGGTAATTGCAGTCTTTGCTGCTGTTCTTCAAAAGCTATTAAAAAATGCCATAGACATAAAATCAGAAAATGATTTAACGATATGA
- a CDS encoding nucleotidyltransferase domain-containing protein, which translates to MEQIINYIELNKIVDTLQENIRPKKIYLFGSYAYGQPDKESDIDLCIITDDNGKRKIEVLREARRALTSIVSQPIDLLVYRNEEFEERARLSTTLEYKIMNEGIMLYEQ; encoded by the coding sequence ATGGAACAAATAATAAATTATATTGAATTGAATAAGATAGTGGATACTCTGCAGGAAAACATCCGTCCTAAAAAAATATACCTGTTTGGTTCCTATGCTTATGGCCAGCCGGATAAGGAAAGCGATATTGATCTTTGCATTATTACTGATGATAACGGTAAAAGAAAGATAGAGGTTTTAAGAGAGGCAAGGCGGGCTTTGACATCTATTGTTTCGCAGCCTATAGATCTTTTAGTCTATAGAAATGAAGAATTTGAAGAACGGGCACGTCTTTCCACTACCTTAGAGTATAAAATTATGAATGAAGGGATTATGCTCTATGAACAATAG
- a CDS encoding AbrB/MazE/SpoVT family DNA-binding domain-containing protein produces the protein MNLRPGDKLEVVEQDGRLIITPVVVIPRDQMWFYSKEWQQGEARVNEDIKEGKVRTASSKAELFHHSQRLQVLKAIDKVSDNPLPQNEGGYGKPGYCAICKGR, from the coding sequence TTGAACCTCCGTCCTGGTGACAAGCTCGAAGTTGTTGAGCAGGATGGCCGCCTTATTATTACTCCGGTTGTTGTTATTCCCAGAGACCAGATGTGGTTTTATTCAAAAGAATGGCAGCAGGGTGAAGCGCGGGTGAATGAAGACATAAAGGAAGGAAAAGTCAGGACCGCCTCTTCCAAAGCAGAACTATTCCACCACAGCCAGCGGTTGCAGGTGCTCAAAGCCATAGACAAGGTTTCAGACAACCCCTTGCCGCAGAACGAAGGGGGATACGGCAAACCAGGTTATTGTGCTATCTGCAAGGGCAGATGA